The Schistocerca gregaria isolate iqSchGreg1 chromosome 4, iqSchGreg1.2, whole genome shotgun sequence genome contains a region encoding:
- the LOC126365938 gene encoding enhancer of polycomb homolog 1 — MVKLSFRARALDATKPMPIYLAEELPDLPDYTAINRAVPQMPSGMEKEEEREHHLQRAICSGLIIPTPEVHDIGDEEIYNELYPANFEMPRQLIRMQPIAMEQDVIEYDMDSDDEIWLKRTSKLDLTPVKFEEMMDKLEKACGRTVLSAAEAKRLLKEDEDLAIAVYDYWLNKRLKLQQPLIPNVKTEHRLGSLPNNPYVAFRRRTEKIQTRKNRKNGETSYKKMLKLKRDLSRAVSLLELVKRREKTKKEGIRLTFEIFKKRYEASDFSGQLLEEVSAMKQAQPKFTSPFSSQFGLSAHDSRKGKMIGSDASLKVKRHYKKRKHKMGSSSGAGLSIGGDYLHYGSSSKLQDIGTSGDEIDSTTARTMALTESTVSDEEQDLCEGPFAFRRKENCYYHASLCGTFNSRNSTSKDSTVVSNPAGISKIRCRVGRGGRIIFDRGDVLSLHDDDSVGLLPNNYSSYKVKPLSVLNFKTDSEVSSDEEEWLPRPVNDSDSDTVFVTLLQKNSDGDFDASAFSDVAYSEQEAFTEDECENKSISGQTDPLQVIINGGKVSYEDRLVDRIGCSYFSVDSRPSVASALTAPVAVLPSAESYSSSALPMQDVAVKTETQH; from the coding sequence ATGGTTAAATTATCATTTCGAGCACGAGCTCTTGATGCAACAAAGCCAATGCCAATATATTTGGCAGAAGAACTGCCTGATTTGCCCGATTATACTGCAATTAACAGAGCTGTACCTCAAATGCCTAGTGGtatggaaaaagaagaagaaagagagcaTCATCTACAAAGAGCAATATGCAGTGGGCTTATTATTCCAACTCCTGAGGTGCATGACATTGGAGACGAAGAAATATACAATGAACTGTACCCAGCAAACTTCGAAATGCCAAGGCAGCTTATTAGGATGCAGCCTATTGCAATGGAGCAGGATGTCATAGAGTATGATATGGACTCTGATGACGAGATATGGCTTAAACGCACCTCGAAATTGGATCTAACACCAGTAAAATTTGAAGAAATGATGGATAAATTGGAGAAGGCTTGCGGGCGAACTGTTCTGTCGGCTGCTGAGGCCAAGCGGTTGCTAAAAGAAGACGAAGATTTAGCTATTGCTGTTTACGATTATTGGTTAAACAAACGGTTGAAATTGCAGCAGCCGCTAATACCAAACGTAAAAACAGAACACAGGTTAGGTTCTCTTCCAAACAATCCCTATGTAGCTTTTAGAAGAAGAACCGAAAAGATACAGACAAGGAAAAATAGGAAAAACGGTGAGACGTCTTATAAGAAAATGCTCAAACTGAAAAGAGATCTTAGCAGAGCTGTCTCTTTGCTTGAGCTTGTTAAACGCCGCGAGAAAACGAAGAAGGAGGGCATTCGCCTTACTTTCGAGATATTTAAAAAGCGCTACGAAGCTAGTGACTTTTCTGGCCAATTGTTGGAAGAAGTTTCAGCAATGAAACAGGCACAGCCTAAGTTTACATCTCCTTTTTCGAGTCAGTTTGGTTTAAGTGCACATGATAGTCGTAAAGGAAAGATGATTGGAAGTGATGCATCTCTTAAAGTCAAGCGacattacaagaaaaggaaacataAAATGGGAAGTTCATCAGGTGCAGGGCTTTCGATTGGTGGTGATTATCTTCATTATGGTTCTTCATCAAAATTGCAGGATATTGGCACTTCAGGTGATGAAATTGATAGTACAACAGCAAGGACTATGGCTTTAACAGAATCAACTGTTTCAGACGAAGAGCAAGACCTCTGTGAAGGCCCTTTTGCTTTTCGTAGGAAGGAAAACTGTTATTATCATGCTTCATTGTGTGGTACCTTCAACAGCCGCAACAGCACGAGTAAAGATTCGACAGTAGTATCGAATCCTGCAGGTATTAGTAAAATTCGGTGCAGAGTAGGAAGAGGAGGGAGGATTATATTTGACCGAGGGGATGTTTTATCTCTCCATGATGACGATTCAGTGGGACTACTTCCTAACAATTATTCAAGTTATAAGGTGAAACCATTGTCTGTGTTAAATTTTAAGACTGATTCCGAAGTTAGTAGCGATGAAGAGGAATGGCTCCCTCGACCAGTGAATGATAGTGACAGTGATACAGTGTTTGTGACCCTGTTGCAGAAAAATTCAGATGGTGACTTCGATGCATCAGCATTTTCTGATGTGGCGTATAGTGAACAAGAGGCTTTCACGGAGGACGAATGTGAAAATAAAAGTATTAGTGGTCAGACTGACCCGTTACAAGTGATTATAAATGGTGGAAAGGTGTCCTATGAAGACAGACTTGTTGACAGAATAGGCTGTTCATATTTCAGTGTAGATTCCAGACCGAGTGTTGCTAGTGCATTAACTGCTCCTGTAGCGGTGCTGCCGTCGGCTGAATCATATTCTAGTTCTGCTCTCCCAATGCAAGATGTTGCTGTAAAGACTGAAACTCAGCACTAA